The following coding sequences are from one Candidatus Nitrosopumilus sp. SW window:
- the cobJ gene encoding precorrin-3B C(17)-methyltransferase has translation MTGKLNIVGVGPGNNDHMTFRAKEIISESDIIIGYETYVNLVSELIEGKTVYRYAMTQEVERAHQCIDLAKSGKIVSLVSSGDPGIYGMAGLIYETLAESGWDPKDGLQVEVIPGVSALNSCASIVGSPLMSDFAVVSMSDLLVPWEVIENRVESAAKGDFVLVIYNPASKKRIHQLQDTRKILLKYRKPTTPVAIIVGAYRESQSIMMTDLENLPNHSDKLGMTSTVIVGNSSTYSYKDLMINPRGYKSKYNLEEQTNPDLKVQ, from the coding sequence TTGACTGGAAAATTGAACATTGTTGGTGTTGGTCCTGGAAATAATGATCATATGACATTTAGAGCAAAAGAAATAATCAGTGAAAGTGACATCATTATTGGCTATGAAACATATGTAAATTTAGTTTCAGAACTTATTGAAGGAAAAACAGTTTATCGTTATGCAATGACTCAAGAAGTTGAAAGAGCTCATCAATGTATTGATCTTGCAAAGTCAGGAAAAATTGTATCTCTTGTATCTAGTGGAGATCCCGGAATTTATGGAATGGCTGGACTAATCTATGAAACTCTAGCTGAGAGTGGCTGGGATCCAAAAGATGGACTTCAGGTAGAAGTAATTCCAGGTGTGTCGGCACTGAATTCTTGTGCATCTATTGTCGGTTCACCATTAATGTCTGATTTTGCAGTAGTCAGTATGAGTGATTTGTTAGTTCCATGGGAAGTTATTGAAAATAGAGTAGAGTCTGCAGCAAAAGGTGATTTTGTTCTTGTGATTTACAATCCTGCCAGTAAGAAAAGAATTCATCAGTTACAAGACACTAGAAAAATTCTATTAAAATACAGAAAACCTACAACACCTGTTGCAATTATTGTTGGTGCATATAGAGAATCTCAATCAATTATGATGACTGATTTAGAAAATCTACCAAATCATTCAGACAAATTAGGAATGACTAGTACAGTCATTGTAGGAAATTCATCTACATATTCTTACAAAGATTTGATGATAAATCCAAGAGGATACAAATCAAAATACAATCTAGAAGAACAGACTAATCCAGATCTTAAAGTTCAATAA